From the genome of Bacteroides sp. MSB163, one region includes:
- a CDS encoding alpha-L-arabinofuranosidase C-terminal domain-containing protein produces the protein MKILLLSTIVIIGSIICSQPALAATDKINNAPDSVYIVPYTTTHDDGRSGMRFAWSPDGEQWFSVANGYRYVRSDFGNTKMMIAPRIIKGQDGMWHAVWQLSKTGKAFAYVTSTDLTQWSRQTYFMADDTDKATYAAYTSLASAGIKKQIILGKDTLESYMQKLPYKELEQLIRYGEHKNFCNIEDGELMKQDAVRFAGLPPVIADIRVNMEQTKTISNRLIGVFFEDLNYAADGGLYAELIQNRDFEYSPKDGNKNKDWNSTYAWSITGNNASFSISEAHPIHPNNPHYAILDIQQPGAALINAGFDGIVVKKGEKYYFSMFTKTLSEKGGKIKICLNSKDGKEIAQATLSVTSDKWKKQNIVLTATANATDAVLAIVPQNIGKYGLDMISLFPQKTFKGRKNGLRADLAQAIADIHPRFVRFPGGCLAHGDGIDNIYDWKGSIGALETRKPMPNIWRYHQTRGLGYYEFFQFCEDINAEPLPVVAAGVPCQNSGQRSHHSKDEISCAGQQGGIPMEEMGAYIQDILDLIEYANGDAKKTKWGKIRAQSGHPKPFNMKFIGIGNEDMITDVFEERFTMIYKAIKEKYPEITVIGTTGPFSEGTDYEEGWALATQLGVPMVDEHYYKSPGWFINHQNYYDYYDRNKPQVYLGEYAAHLKGGPNLETALAEALYLTSIERNADIVTMTSYAPLLAKEGRTQWNTDLIYFNNTEIKPSASYYVQQMYGQNTGNEYLTSTVALNNDQNAVRKRIGVSVVRNKEQGDIIMKLVNMLPVSTKAQVALPSLTGMDIQAQITILSGQPEDKSVCPASGSIKAGGKFYYEMPAYSFTVIRIPQKQ, from the coding sequence ATGAAAATACTTCTTTTATCAACTATAGTAATTATAGGCTCAATAATATGCAGTCAGCCGGCACTCGCTGCCACTGATAAAATAAATAACGCACCGGATTCTGTTTATATAGTCCCTTATACGACAACACATGATGACGGACGTAGTGGTATGAGATTTGCCTGGAGTCCTGATGGCGAACAATGGTTTAGCGTAGCCAATGGCTACAGATACGTGCGCAGTGATTTTGGAAATACCAAAATGATGATAGCTCCCCGAATCATAAAAGGGCAGGATGGAATGTGGCATGCAGTCTGGCAGTTGAGTAAAACAGGGAAAGCCTTTGCTTACGTAACTTCTACCGACCTAACGCAATGGAGCAGGCAAACCTATTTCATGGCAGACGATACAGATAAGGCAACATATGCAGCATATACTTCCCTCGCATCGGCAGGAATAAAAAAACAAATCATTTTAGGAAAAGACACTCTGGAAAGTTATATGCAGAAGCTCCCGTATAAAGAGCTGGAACAGTTGATCCGCTATGGAGAACATAAAAACTTCTGTAATATCGAAGATGGAGAACTAATGAAACAGGATGCTGTCCGTTTCGCCGGATTACCTCCGGTTATAGCTGATATTCGGGTGAACATGGAACAAACAAAAACAATCAGTAATCGTCTGATAGGTGTCTTTTTTGAAGACCTCAACTATGCAGCTGATGGTGGACTCTATGCCGAATTAATCCAAAACCGCGATTTCGAATATTCACCGAAAGATGGCAATAAGAATAAAGATTGGAACAGTACATACGCATGGAGCATAACCGGCAACAACGCTTCATTCTCTATAAGTGAAGCTCATCCCATCCACCCAAATAATCCTCACTATGCCATATTAGACATACAACAACCGGGAGCTGCATTGATAAATGCCGGTTTCGATGGAATCGTAGTAAAGAAAGGAGAGAAATACTATTTCTCCATGTTTACGAAAACCTTAAGTGAAAAAGGAGGAAAAATCAAGATTTGTTTAAACAGTAAAGACGGCAAAGAAATTGCACAAGCCACTTTGTCTGTTACTTCCGATAAGTGGAAGAAACAGAATATAGTGCTGACAGCAACAGCCAATGCCACCGATGCAGTTTTGGCTATTGTTCCCCAGAATATCGGGAAATATGGTTTGGACATGATTTCCTTATTTCCACAGAAAACCTTTAAAGGTAGAAAAAACGGACTGCGTGCCGACCTTGCACAAGCCATTGCTGATATCCATCCACGTTTTGTCCGTTTCCCCGGTGGTTGTCTGGCGCATGGCGACGGAATAGATAATATTTATGATTGGAAAGGCTCTATCGGTGCTTTGGAAACCCGCAAACCGATGCCTAATATATGGAGATATCATCAGACACGTGGTCTGGGGTATTACGAATTTTTCCAGTTCTGCGAAGATATAAATGCTGAACCATTACCGGTAGTTGCAGCCGGTGTTCCTTGTCAAAACTCCGGTCAGCGCAGCCATCATTCCAAAGATGAAATCAGCTGCGCAGGACAACAAGGTGGTATCCCTATGGAAGAAATGGGAGCATATATCCAAGACATTCTCGACCTGATAGAGTATGCCAACGGCGATGCGAAAAAGACTAAATGGGGTAAAATACGTGCACAGTCAGGACATCCGAAACCTTTCAATATGAAATTCATCGGCATTGGCAATGAGGATATGATAACGGATGTTTTTGAAGAACGCTTCACTATGATTTACAAAGCCATAAAAGAGAAGTATCCCGAAATCACTGTAATAGGAACCACCGGACCATTCAGTGAAGGCACAGATTATGAAGAAGGTTGGGCACTGGCCACCCAATTAGGTGTCCCAATGGTCGACGAACATTATTATAAATCTCCGGGATGGTTTATCAATCATCAGAATTATTACGACTACTATGACCGCAATAAGCCGCAAGTTTATCTGGGGGAATACGCTGCACACCTTAAAGGAGGTCCTAACCTGGAAACAGCATTGGCCGAGGCATTATACCTCACATCCATAGAACGCAATGCAGATATAGTGACAATGACTTCTTATGCCCCTTTATTAGCCAAAGAGGGCCGTACGCAATGGAACACCGACTTGATTTACTTTAATAATACAGAAATTAAACCTTCTGCCAGTTACTATGTACAGCAGATGTACGGACAAAATACGGGTAATGAGTATTTAACATCCACCGTGGCATTAAATAATGATCAGAATGCGGTGCGGAAGCGCATAGGAGTATCGGTAGTTCGTAACAAAGAGCAAGGTGACATTATCATGAAATTGGTAAATATGTTGCCTGTCAGTACTAAGGCGCAAGTAGCACTACCCTCATTAACAGGAATGGACATACAAGCGCAAATAACCATTCTGAGCGGTCAACCGGAAGATAAATCCGTATGTCCGGCTTCAGGAAGCATAAAAGCTGGTGGAAAATTCTATTATGAAATGCCCGCTTATTCATTTACAGTGATAAGAATCCCCCAAAAGCAATAA
- a CDS encoding RagB/SusD family nutrient uptake outer membrane protein, whose amino-acid sequence MKTIINKIFLASALTLSLSACSDFLEKEPLSQGTEAIVFKTPEHFVQAANALYNMEGWKNYDNKANYDVMDRNLDISGLGSNGGGSAPESNWQWDKPYGHIRTCNILLQKAEEFGDKDAIAQPIGTAYFFRAWQHFYLLRLFGGVPIVDHVLDVNDGVIYGPRKSRYEVANFIISDLETAIPLLPKETDIPASSKGKVSKEAAKAFLARVLLYEATWEKYVPTLNYDLDGNGNESGAGTAKPEGYYSIEKMLTEAKKLSGEVITEAETGTFKLWNECDSLSYFYLFNIDDGAENIPNFKNAGKKTNKEFILYKKYDYNLGQGGINLSHTVATWQGSNISTSFGESFLCRNGLPIRISYTGNMSDAQDNPQFEGYDTFVGEFRNRDYRFVGCAMSIPDRTFWSSRTEDGRQLTAAGKPYPDPVFPQNNDVYNANDPAYKSSCGVFKPTLRNNSTASSYGSRKFLIEGAGRSVSNSESADFPLIRLAEVHLIYAEATCELGNGSISDEDLNFSINKNRERARVAPLTNALIANVWDAGWFDHATGKTICKKMNMLDEIRRERACELFGEGFRLDDLKRWGIAHINLTGQKLGHRILGTAYETEKANDANYFGEPCYYPEKYPLLYGIYEGTGPNDPDYGRSIATLAGNLNFSQRDYLQPIPQVQIRLNPQLKQNPGW is encoded by the coding sequence ATGAAAACCATAATAAACAAAATATTCTTAGCCTCAGCATTGACTTTGTCACTGTCTGCATGTAGCGACTTTCTTGAAAAAGAGCCATTGTCGCAAGGAACAGAAGCAATCGTCTTCAAAACTCCGGAACATTTTGTACAGGCAGCTAATGCCCTGTATAACATGGAGGGATGGAAAAATTACGATAATAAAGCCAATTATGACGTCATGGACCGTAACCTTGATATTTCAGGATTAGGCAGTAATGGCGGTGGTTCGGCACCGGAAAGCAACTGGCAATGGGACAAGCCTTACGGGCATATCCGCACTTGCAACATCCTATTGCAAAAAGCAGAAGAGTTCGGTGACAAAGACGCTATAGCCCAGCCCATAGGAACAGCCTACTTCTTCCGTGCATGGCAACACTTCTACCTTCTAAGACTTTTCGGTGGTGTACCCATCGTAGACCATGTACTGGACGTTAATGACGGAGTAATATACGGTCCGCGTAAGAGCCGCTATGAGGTAGCTAATTTTATCATTTCCGACTTGGAAACAGCCATTCCTTTATTGCCCAAAGAAACAGATATCCCTGCTTCTTCTAAAGGAAAAGTCAGTAAAGAAGCTGCCAAAGCATTTTTAGCGAGAGTACTGCTTTACGAAGCTACATGGGAAAAATACGTTCCTACCCTCAACTACGATCTGGATGGAAACGGTAATGAATCAGGTGCCGGTACAGCTAAACCGGAAGGATATTACTCTATCGAAAAGATGCTGACTGAAGCAAAAAAGCTTTCGGGCGAAGTTATCACCGAAGCCGAAACCGGAACTTTCAAACTTTGGAACGAATGTGATTCTTTGAGTTATTTCTACCTGTTCAATATTGATGACGGAGCAGAAAATATCCCAAACTTCAAAAACGCAGGAAAGAAAACAAATAAAGAATTTATCTTATACAAAAAGTATGATTACAATTTAGGTCAGGGCGGCATCAACTTATCACATACGGTTGCCACCTGGCAAGGTTCGAACATCAGCACTTCATTTGGTGAAAGCTTCTTGTGTCGCAACGGATTACCTATCCGTATCAGTTATACAGGCAATATGTCAGATGCACAAGATAATCCACAGTTTGAAGGATATGATACATTTGTGGGTGAATTCCGGAACCGTGACTACCGTTTTGTAGGTTGCGCCATGTCAATACCCGACCGTACTTTCTGGAGCAGCCGCACTGAAGATGGCAGACAACTTACAGCAGCAGGAAAACCATATCCCGATCCTGTATTCCCACAAAACAACGATGTATACAATGCCAATGATCCTGCCTACAAAAGCTCTTGCGGAGTATTCAAACCTACTCTCCGCAATAACAGTACAGCCAGTTCCTACGGTAGCCGTAAATTCTTAATTGAAGGTGCAGGCCGATCTGTGTCCAATAGTGAATCCGCAGATTTTCCGCTGATCCGTCTGGCAGAAGTACACTTGATTTATGCAGAAGCAACTTGTGAATTGGGCAACGGTTCAATCTCCGATGAAGACCTGAACTTCTCTATCAACAAAAACCGGGAACGTGCACGTGTTGCTCCTTTGACAAATGCTTTGATTGCCAATGTTTGGGATGCCGGATGGTTCGATCACGCAACTGGTAAAACAATCTGTAAGAAAATGAACATGCTGGATGAAATCCGCCGCGAAAGAGCATGTGAACTCTTCGGAGAAGGTTTCCGCTTGGATGATTTGAAACGTTGGGGGATTGCCCACATCAATCTTACAGGTCAAAAGTTAGGTCACCGCATCTTGGGAACAGCCTACGAAACAGAAAAGGCCAATGATGCCAACTACTTCGGTGAACCTTGTTACTATCCGGAGAAATATCCCTTGCTATATGGCATTTACGAAGGAACCGGTCCGAATGATCCCGACTACGGACGCTCTATTGCTACCTTAGCAGGAAATCTGAATTTCAGCCAACGCGATTATCTGCAACCTATTCCACAGGTACAGATTCGTCTGAATCCTCAGCTGAAGCAAAATCCGGGATGGTAA
- a CDS encoding TonB-dependent receptor, with amino-acid sequence MRKKFIFAAALCLTTLSPVYNVNAAVQVTQEIQQDGQTIRGKVIDNTGEPVIGANVTIKGTTNGVITDIDGNFVLNNAKGTLVISFVGYKTQEIPIAGKTTINVQLQEDSELLDEVVVTGYGAQKKASLTSAISQIKGDEAFANKGIANATVALQGEIPGLTITRSSSRPGSEGAAMKIRGDISINGNSSPLIIIDGMSGSMDELNSMDASDIENISVLKDASAAIYGARSASGVVLVTTKRGKKGKAQISYNGSVSRTINGIQMPLTTNREWLDMFYEAQYYDTVANNPSLTTPEEIHKNINWWIFNSFGGPTLDETDIDPATGQPTIYKGEKLFNALRNGNVLTLQNGTKVERWDPNVYMQDYLYGQATSQKHSVSIAGADDRFSYRASLSYSENNSQLKVAEDGDKKYGARLNVDYNATDFLKFETSMSYDKRDITTPTTDVGAGWMDPWFWAIYNQNGDAYDTFSGNRNPVGGLIQGGQKKNSLTTFRGNMKATYDFSKWVKGFSLSASGNYKLVERSIQEVKNPVYYYDWVGTATGNKQGPGSLNENIEKWENVTLGAFANYERTFANVHTVSAMIGMTAEQETSKKIGGKRNMGPLYSGSDLTDLDVWISGTNNEAYGGQSSWGFVSYLGRANYIYDNKYSIEVLGRRDGSSKLSKQQRWKNFYSISGFWRISQENFLKDYSWLSDLKVRYNYGKTGSVEGIGNYERYSAIKTGGTLFGEDPSHHTSLWIDGMRSDQRTWETIDSHNFGLDFAFLNNRLRGSFDYFIKTNNGMFIGVDYPSVLGAGAPKTNNGKLRAKGWELALNWNDQVGQVRYNIGASLSDAWSKVLELTNNENVPNPGKNTSRLINKPINAIYVYQTDGIFQTQEEVDAFYEMYYYTANGGVKPNNILPAPGETGLNRLRPGARKLVDLNGDGAITTEDLYYAGDAAPRLAFSIKAGLEWKGIDFSAFFQGIGKQVTLRTGSIYAPFVTNYTMQNSTFMGKTWTQENPDAQYTILSRDNGFNRFNYENKDISVQNNRYIRLKSLVIGYSLPKQWIAKAGLSKLRFCFSGDDLWEWTKIKDGYDPEHGEGGNNTFPFSRLITFGVDLTF; translated from the coding sequence ATGAGAAAGAAATTTATATTTGCGGCTGCTTTATGCCTGACAACATTATCTCCTGTATATAATGTCAATGCAGCAGTACAAGTGACACAGGAAATACAACAAGACGGACAAACCATACGCGGTAAAGTGATAGATAATACCGGTGAACCCGTTATTGGTGCGAATGTAACAATAAAAGGTACGACGAACGGTGTTATTACCGATATAGATGGCAATTTTGTCCTGAATAACGCGAAAGGTACACTGGTTATTTCCTTTGTAGGTTACAAAACCCAGGAAATTCCCATTGCAGGAAAAACTACGATTAATGTCCAATTGCAGGAAGATTCAGAACTATTGGATGAAGTTGTAGTCACTGGTTATGGTGCACAAAAGAAAGCATCTCTGACTTCCGCTATCAGCCAGATTAAAGGTGATGAAGCTTTCGCCAATAAAGGTATTGCCAATGCTACGGTAGCCTTGCAAGGTGAGATTCCGGGATTAACCATTACCCGTAGTTCTTCTCGTCCGGGTAGCGAAGGAGCAGCCATGAAAATTCGTGGTGACATCTCCATCAACGGTAACTCTTCACCATTGATTATCATTGATGGCATGTCCGGTTCAATGGATGAATTGAACTCAATGGATGCAAGTGACATCGAAAATATTTCTGTATTGAAGGATGCTTCGGCAGCTATTTATGGTGCACGCTCAGCTTCGGGTGTTGTATTGGTGACTACCAAACGTGGTAAGAAAGGCAAAGCGCAAATTTCTTATAACGGTTCTGTCAGCAGAACTATCAATGGTATTCAGATGCCCCTTACCACCAATCGTGAGTGGTTAGACATGTTCTATGAGGCACAGTACTACGATACAGTTGCCAATAATCCAAGTCTGACTACTCCGGAGGAAATTCATAAGAATATCAACTGGTGGATTTTCAACTCTTTTGGTGGTCCCACATTGGACGAGACAGATATTGATCCGGCAACAGGGCAGCCCACTATTTATAAGGGAGAAAAATTGTTCAATGCCCTTAGAAACGGAAATGTCCTCACACTTCAAAATGGCACTAAAGTAGAGCGCTGGGATCCCAACGTATATATGCAAGACTATTTGTATGGTCAGGCTACCTCACAAAAGCACTCGGTAAGTATCGCAGGGGCTGATGACAGATTCAGTTATCGCGCATCTTTAAGTTACTCTGAAAACAACTCACAACTGAAAGTAGCAGAAGATGGAGACAAAAAGTACGGTGCACGTCTGAATGTAGATTATAATGCTACTGACTTCCTGAAATTTGAGACAAGCATGTCTTATGACAAGCGCGATATCACTACCCCGACCACTGACGTAGGAGCAGGCTGGATGGATCCTTGGTTCTGGGCTATTTATAATCAGAATGGGGACGCATATGATACATTTAGCGGTAACCGTAACCCGGTAGGTGGCCTTATTCAGGGGGGACAGAAGAAAAATTCATTAACAACTTTCCGTGGCAACATGAAAGCTACGTACGACTTCTCAAAATGGGTGAAAGGCTTTTCTCTTTCAGCTTCCGGTAATTATAAACTGGTGGAAAGAAGCATTCAGGAAGTCAAAAATCCTGTGTATTATTATGACTGGGTAGGCACAGCTACCGGTAATAAACAAGGTCCCGGCTCATTGAATGAGAATATTGAAAAATGGGAAAATGTTACTTTGGGCGCTTTTGCCAATTATGAACGTACCTTTGCCAATGTCCATACCGTATCTGCCATGATTGGTATGACCGCAGAGCAAGAAACTTCTAAAAAGATAGGTGGAAAACGCAACATGGGTCCTCTTTATTCAGGGTCCGACCTTACCGACCTCGATGTATGGATCAGCGGTACCAATAATGAAGCTTATGGCGGACAGAGTTCCTGGGGATTCGTTTCCTATTTAGGACGTGCAAACTATATTTACGATAACAAATACTCAATCGAAGTATTAGGTCGCCGTGATGGTTCTTCTAAGTTATCCAAGCAACAACGTTGGAAAAACTTCTATTCAATTTCCGGCTTCTGGAGAATTTCACAAGAAAATTTCCTCAAAGATTATTCTTGGCTGAGTGATTTAAAAGTGCGTTACAACTATGGTAAAACCGGTAGTGTAGAAGGAATCGGCAACTACGAACGTTATTCGGCAATCAAGACTGGAGGCACTCTTTTCGGAGAAGATCCTTCACATCATACATCTTTGTGGATTGACGGTATGAGATCTGACCAACGTACCTGGGAAACAATTGACAGCCACAACTTCGGATTGGATTTCGCTTTCCTGAATAATCGTTTGAGAGGTTCGTTCGACTACTTTATCAAGACTAATAACGGTATGTTCATCGGTGTAGATTATCCCTCTGTTTTGGGTGCCGGTGCTCCGAAAACCAATAATGGTAAACTCCGCGCCAAAGGTTGGGAACTTGCTCTTAATTGGAACGACCAAGTGGGACAAGTAAGATATAACATAGGAGCTTCACTTTCTGATGCTTGGTCTAAGGTACTCGAATTAACCAATAATGAAAATGTTCCTAATCCGGGTAAGAATACAAGCCGACTGATAAACAAGCCTATAAATGCCATTTATGTCTATCAGACAGACGGTATCTTCCAGACTCAGGAGGAAGTGGACGCTTTCTATGAAATGTATTATTATACAGCAAACGGAGGAGTTAAGCCGAACAATATTCTTCCTGCACCGGGAGAAACTGGTCTCAACCGCCTTCGTCCGGGTGCTCGCAAACTCGTTGACCTCAATGGTGACGGTGCCATTACTACAGAAGACCTTTATTATGCAGGAGATGCAGCTCCCCGTTTAGCATTCAGCATAAAGGCAGGACTGGAATGGAAAGGCATAGATTTCTCCGCTTTTTTCCAGGGAATTGGTAAACAGGTCACTTTAAGAACCGGAAGTATCTATGCACCATTTGTGACAAACTATACCATGCAGAACAGTACGTTTATGGGTAAAACCTGGACTCAGGAAAATCCGGATGCACAGTACACCATCCTGTCACGCGATAATGGTTTCAACCGATTCAACTATGAGAACAAGGATATCAGTGTACAGAACAACAGATACATCCGCCTGAAATCATTGGTAATAGGTTATTCGCTCCCCAAACAATGGATTGCTAAAGCAGGACTTAGTAAACTCAGATTTTGTTTCTCTGGTGACGATTTGTGGGAATGGACGAAAATCAAAGACGGTTATGACCCTGAGCATGGAGAAGGTGGTAACAATACATTCCCATTCAGCCGCCTGATAACATTCGGTGTGGATCTTACATTCTAA
- a CDS encoding sigma-70 family RNA polymerase sigma factor has translation MEDLKATTPCLITDSYKEYYPSVCSYIYYRINNWETARDLSQDVFLRLMDYKQMLRPDTVKYFIFTIARNLLNDYLRRYYKKQEITSYIYDHAITYTNETESLIIAKELSLLEKHKLRMLSDQRRKIYTMNRFEEKSISEISTELSISPRTVENHLFVSRKVVRDFIRQCI, from the coding sequence ATGGAAGACTTAAAAGCAACAACACCCTGCCTCATTACCGATTCTTATAAAGAATACTACCCATCAGTATGTTCTTATATTTATTATAGAATTAATAATTGGGAAACAGCAAGGGATTTATCCCAAGATGTATTTCTGCGTCTTATGGACTATAAACAAATGCTTCGCCCCGATACCGTGAAATATTTCATTTTCACCATTGCCCGTAATTTGCTGAACGACTATCTGCGCCGTTATTATAAGAAGCAGGAAATCACCTCATATATATATGATCATGCTATAACCTATACAAACGAGACGGAAAGTCTCATTATTGCAAAAGAACTTTCTCTCTTAGAGAAACATAAATTAAGGATGCTCTCCGACCAACGCAGAAAGATTTATACCATGAATCGCTTCGAAGAAAAATCCATTTCCGAAATTTCTACTGAACTCAGTATATCTCCTCGTACGGTCGAAAACCATCTGTTTGTCAGCCGTAAGGTAGTACGTGATTTCATCAGACAATGTATCTAA
- a CDS encoding DUF4959 domain-containing protein produces the protein MKKDLLKFPFKRTFFSTVILCSLSVIFNSCNDDGEGRIKLNDKAPAKVTNVTTESGPGEVYLTWTNPTDESFMYTKIEYTNTKGVKKYKLISKEKANDSGIAQTTISGFGNTNAVSFSLFSCSVRGNNEGAVEVSASPQTPAFVDVAKTITLTPDLGGIYVNWKNIYNTPVYIVLNYYAASDSKKAGTFKFQINGNSESKQFVQLSYGKDDFLSGEECIINVTTEDTDENASEPIEFKITPIAVVKISKANWSFPGYNDSSNAGTIGYSSQETIGEGGGKSPAGRVIAMLDDNLETYWHASWKQASNYPHWFIVDMGKNVTISSIELIRRQGDARGQKGQIFYTCSDEDAANKDNPDSWAWTNHGAFTFDPGIDDPQVYRINSNPVARYIKVYFGTEHKGTGAQAMVSEINVYGAE, from the coding sequence ATGAAGAAAGATTTGCTAAAGTTCCCGTTCAAGAGAACCTTCTTCTCTACGGTGATTTTGTGTTCTCTGTCTGTCATTTTCAACTCATGCAACGACGATGGAGAAGGACGAATAAAGCTCAATGACAAGGCACCAGCCAAAGTAACAAATGTAACTACAGAATCCGGTCCCGGTGAAGTATATCTGACTTGGACTAATCCCACCGATGAAAGTTTCATGTACACCAAAATTGAATACACAAATACGAAAGGAGTAAAAAAGTATAAACTCATTTCTAAGGAGAAAGCGAATGATAGTGGAATTGCACAAACCACTATCAGTGGTTTTGGCAATACCAATGCGGTTTCTTTCTCTCTATTTTCTTGTTCTGTAAGGGGCAACAATGAAGGAGCAGTCGAAGTATCTGCGTCACCCCAAACACCGGCATTTGTAGACGTAGCTAAAACTATTACTTTAACTCCTGACCTTGGAGGGATATATGTAAATTGGAAAAACATCTATAATACTCCGGTTTACATTGTCCTCAATTATTATGCGGCAAGTGATTCTAAAAAAGCAGGTACATTCAAATTCCAAATAAACGGAAATAGCGAAAGCAAGCAGTTTGTTCAGCTTTCCTACGGAAAAGATGATTTCTTATCCGGCGAAGAGTGTATTATAAATGTAACTACCGAAGACACAGATGAAAATGCATCTGAACCGATAGAATTTAAAATTACTCCAATAGCTGTAGTGAAAATATCCAAGGCTAACTGGTCATTCCCGGGTTATAATGACAGTTCAAACGCCGGTACTATCGGGTATAGCTCACAGGAAACAATCGGAGAAGGCGGCGGCAAATCACCGGCAGGACGTGTCATTGCAATGCTTGATGACAATTTAGAAACCTATTGGCACGCTTCCTGGAAACAAGCCAGCAATTATCCCCACTGGTTTATTGTCGATATGGGTAAGAACGTTACTATCAGCAGCATTGAACTGATACGACGTCAAGGTGATGCTAGAGGGCAGAAAGGTCAGATCTTCTATACATGTTCTGACGAAGATGCAGCGAACAAAGACAATCCAGACAGTTGGGCATGGACCAACCACGGTGCCTTTACTTTCGACCCGGGTATTGATGATCCACAAGTATACCGTATAAATTCGAATCCGGTTGCCAGGTACATAAAAGTGTATTTCGGAACAGAACATAAAGGTACAGGCGCTCAGGCAATGGTTTCCGAAATCAATGTATATGGTGCCGAATAA